The genomic stretch TCTTTTTTTGTTTTGTCAAATTGAGAGATGCTATTTGGATTTAAACTTGATAAACTAGTAAAAACTTTTGCTGAAAAGTCATTAAAATATATTTGTGAAAAATCAGCAACAAAAATTGTGGTTTTATAAATATCAGAGCTTGCTATCCTTCCATTGTCAAATTTTTGCTCAACAGCGTATTTTAGTTCAAAGTTTTTCTCACTATCGTTTGCGGATAAATCTTTAATGACAAAATGAGGTTTGCTCAAATCATTTGTGTCATAATTGATTAGACTTAATTCTTCATTTTGTGATTTAGAGTAAAACTTAATTAGTTCGTTTAAATTAACATCTTCTTTTAAGTTGTTTGATTGATCAAATAATTTAGCTTTTAAATTGTCATAATTAGAATCAATTGAAAAACTATTTGAATCAAAAGTAACATTTGCGACTTTCGAAGCAACTGCTCTTACTTCTTTTTGTGGATCATCACCGTTATATTTAGCTAATGTTGATAAACCAACTACTAAAGCGAAAGTAGAAATACTTATTGCAGCCGCGCTTATACCAACAACGAATTTTCTATTATACTTTTTCATAGAAAAATCAGTTTGATTACCTTTCATTAAAATATTAAAATTTAAAAAAACTTTTGTGAAGATAATTATATGATGAAAAAAAAAAAAAAAAACATTTTGGTATAAATTTACTATGTAAATCAAATTTATACCAAAAAAAATCAGCATCAAAAAAATGAAAAAAACAATAATTTGCTAACTATTGTTTTGTTGTCTAATAAAATAATTTGTTGCAATTTCTTTATCTTGTTGGCCAATTATATTGAACCTGTTTGAGCTAATATGTCTAATTTCTTTGACAATTTCAAGGAAACCAACATGAAAATCTGGTTGACAAAATAAGAATAATTGCTCTTTTTCTTCTTCACTGAAATTAATATGTAAAATTCCTGGATATTTTTGTTTTCCTTTTTGATCAACAAAATAAATAATGTAAACACCACTATTAGGCTTAATTACATTTTCATCTCAAATAAAGTAAAATTCTTCATTACATGAAATTTCGATTAAGTAATTTGAGGACAAATATTTGTTTAATTGCTCAAATTGACCAAAAAGAAGATAGTTTTTCAATAATGTTGTTGATAATTTTATATTTTGCTCAATTCTATAAAAGTCAATAATATGAGTATTATTAAATACTTCTTTTAAACGCTTTGCATCTCAAGATCCCATTTTACCAAAGCGATAATTTTTACCAACAATAAAGCCTGAAGCCCCTAGATTTATCAACTCGCTTATAAATTTGTTCCCACTAAGGTTAGCAAGATAATCATCAAACTTGAGCATCAAAATATTTTTTATGCCATTATTAGCTATTGTCTGTAAACGAGCGTTGAGATTTGAAAAAATTTTTCCTCGATTTTTTGGTAAGTCTTGAGGATTGGAAAAAATAACTAAAACTATTGTTTTGTTATTTTTAGGTGCTTGATTTATTAATGATAAATGACCTTGATGGAATGATTCAAAAGCTCCAAGAACAAAAGTTGCATCCTCAAAACGATGGTTTTTTAAAGGAAAGGTGAAAATTTTAGTCATCTTCAATAATTTTTAAATCAACCAATTTATAGTAAACTCCATCTTCATTGACATCTAATGCAATATCTTTAGCAACTGCTTTTAATTCTTCAATTGCGTTGTCCATGGCAACACCCAAGCCGACATTTGCTATCATTTCTACATCATTTCTACTATCACCAAAGGCAATTATTTCTTCAGTTGAGATACCTTTTTGTGATGCTAAATATTTAAGAGTGACAAATTTATTAACGTTTTTAGGTGCTACAAAAAAACCTCATGATCAACGCGAACTCACATGGACATCTAAGTTGTTGTTTTTAATAAATTCTTCAAATTCAAATTGTAATGGACTTTTTTCTGCAAAATCATCAATTACTGTAAATATGTGAACATTGCTAGAAAAAGTATATTCAGAAATTAATTTCATTCTATCTTGATAATTGCGCAAAAAACCTTGATGTTTTGAATCATATTGTGGATGATAAATAAAGTTGTCATCCATAACAACATATTTAGTTCGTTTTTGTTCAAAAAAATCAATAATTTTTTGAAGATCACTATGATTTATGAACTTTTCATAAATCATTTTTTTTAACTTCATATCATAAATAAAGGCGCCGTTAGCCCCAATAAAATAATCAACATTTTCGGTTTTAATCATTTGCCCTATTGTCACAAAATCCCTACCAGTAACTAAAGAAGTAACAATTTTTTTATCTCTTAGTTTGATAAACATTTTTTTGATATTATCTGATAATTCGTACTTTCCATAAGGAAGAATAGTATCATCAATATCTGTTGCTACAAATCTAATTTTTTTCATTGTGCTCCACATCATATATTATTTTCTTAATTTTATTTCCAAAAAGTTTCGATGAAAATAAAACATTATTAGCAATTGCACCAATTCCTATAATTTTACCATCATAAATAATAATTTTTTCACCTGAAGATGTAAAAAAAGGTATTTTATATCCTTGAAAAATTTTTTTTAGTTCAGAAAAATTAATTTTTACTATTTCCTTGTTAATTAAATTAATTGGATTTATTTCTAAATCTAAAAAAGTTTTATCCAAATGCGCAATTTTTGTCCGCTCAAGACCTGACATAATAGCACCACTTTTAAGCATAAAACCTAAATCATGAATTAGTGATCTAATGTAGGTTCCTCTCGAGACTACTCAGCGAACTTTTCCACTTTGATTTTGGTAATCAAAATCAAGGAGTTCTCAATCAAAAATTTTAATTGGGATATCTTTTAATTCAATATTTTTTTGTTGTTGTGCAAGCGAATATGCTCTAACACCATTGAGCTTTTTAGCAGAGAAAATCGGGGGTTTTTGTACTTGGATTACTGCTAGATTAGCTAAAGCTAATAATAAAGCTTCTTTATCAACTTTTTTAGCGCCCAAATAATTGCTTATTTGACCTTCAATATCATAAGTAGTTGAAATTTTACCAAAATAAAAATCAGCTATATATTCTTTTTCACCTTTGTCTATATATTCAATTAATTTGGTATCATCATCAGTAGCAATTAACATCAAACCACGAGCAAGTGGATCTAATGTCCCTGTGTGACCTATTTTTTGTATCTTATTATCTTTAGCAAATCTAGTAATAAATTTAAAAGAGCTAATACCACTTGGCTTATACAAAAGCTTAATCATAAAAACCTCCTTTTAAAAAAAAAAAAAAATCAACTTTCTAGTTGATTAATATCTAATAATATCTATATTGTGGTGCGCAAGAAGGGACTTGAACCCTTACGCCGTAAAGCACTAGAGCCTAAATCTAGCGTGTCTGCCAATTTCACCACTCGCGCGCACAATAAAATTTAAACTAAAAATACCAATAATGGTGCCACCTATAGGAATCGAACCTACGACCTTTCGCTTACAAGGCGACTGCTCTGCCGAACTGAGCTAAGGTGGCAATGGTGGAAGATGAGGGGCTCGAACCCCCGACCTTCGCCTTGTAAGGGCGTTGCTCTCCCAACTGAGCTAATCTTCCTAAAAACTGGTGACCCGTACGGGGATCGAACCCGTGAATCCATGGATGAAAACCATGTGTGTTAACCGCTTCACCAACGGGCCAAATGGCGCCGATTGCGGGGATCGAACCTGCGACCAACTGGTTAACAGCCAGCTGCTCTACCGCTGAGCTAAATCGGCATAATAAAGTTAATTGCAATATATTATTATACACTAAAATTAACTTTAAAGACATTTTTTATTTATTTTTTATTTTCTATCATTTATTGCATTAAATGATAGAACTTTTTTATCTTTGTAAAATCCACAAAATACACAAACATGGTGTTGTTGCCTTTTATTTGAACAATTTGAACATGTTACAATATTTGGCATACTTAATGAATCATGTGTTCTTCTTTTGTGTTTTCTTTGTTTAGAAGTCTTACGTTTAGGAACTATCGCCATTATTTACCTCCTTATTTGTGTTTTTTGTTTCAATACTTGCTTAATTATACTATAAATATTGTTTTTTAGTTAAATTTTTGCAAAAAATTATTTCAAACTTCTAGAAAAGTACTTTCAAAGGTAATTTTGAATGTAACTTTTTGTTGTGAATTTATTATAGCACTATCCTTAATATTTATAGCAAAAAAACCAGGTATTTTTTTAACTTCTTCTACAAAATATTCAATTGATTGTTTTTCTTGTAAACTAATTGTTACATCACGAATTACTAAAGATTGATTATTATAATTATTAAATTTAAAAGAATAATTTAATAACTTTTCTATTATTGTTAAATTAATTTCACAATATGTTGCCTCTGCAAATTTAAATTGAGGATGTGGTTGGCCAATTCAACCTACTAATTGTTTGTCTATGTAAATTAATGCAGATTTGCCAGGATGTAAATATTTTTGTGCTCTTAAAAATTTAAATTCAAGATTAAAAATATTTAACAAGATATTTTTAATATCAAAAAAGTCAAACTCAGTTGAAGCTAAAACCAAACTTTGTTGTTCTTCAGAAATCATCGCAATTTCAAAAAAGCTTAGTGAACTAATTTTTCTTTTTTGATTATAAATAAGAGCTGCTGAAGCACTAATAGCCAATGAATGGCGAATTTGAATAAGATCTTGTGATAAAAAAGTAGCAAGTTGAGTAGTTTGTAAATCAAAAGGGTTAAACTCGTTACTATTTTTATCTGTCAAAGTAAATGTGTTAATTTCTGCAAAACCTAGGGCAACAATTTGTGATTTTAGTTGGCTGATAAAATCATTTTTGTTGACAATAAAAGGTTTTTGTGCTTGAAGATAACTAGTTATATTATTATAGCCATAAAAGCGCATAAATTCTTCAACTAAATCTTCAAAAATATTGACATCATAACGGTAGAAAGGTGGTATAAAAGCTTCATTTTTATAAACAAAACCTAAAATTTGCATGTTTGTAATGCTTTGTTGATATCTTTTCTCATCTAGCTTGTGACCAATAAATTCTTCAAGCTTAGTTTTACTAAAATTGATTAATTTTTCTTGATGCAAATATTCAAAATTAATTGGTTGAGAAATCTCCTTGATATAGTTATTTAAAACAATATGAGCTAAAAGTTGGCTTCCCTGACTAAGATTTTTAGAAGATTGATTAGCACTTTGATTTTGAATTTTTAATTCCTTCATACTTTGTCTAATTAATGATGAATCAAAATTGGCAATCTCAAAAACTAAATCTTTATTGGTTGTTACTTTCAATTCTTCAATACCAATGATGCCAGCAAAACTTAAAGTTTTGTGATCGTCTCTGACAGCAAGAGCGGATATAACATCGACGGCTTTGTTACCAAAAATATTAGCTTTTTGATTGACAAGCTCTAGTTTTAGCATTCCTTGAATATCGCTTTTATTATAAACATGACAAGGTTGACCACTATAAAGGAGAACAAAATTGGTTAAATCAACTGGGGAATAAAAAATTTTAATGCCTGATTTTAGTATTAAAAGCAAATCGTTAATTTTTAAATTATCAACAACTTTTGCTTCAACACCTGATAGTTTTCCATAATTATTATCTAAAAATTTAACATCTGAGATAAAACCACTAGTTTTAAAATCTGGTAAGCTGTATTTTTGACCAAAATAGGCAGCTAGTTCGTTTGCCATAATTAAATATGAATTAGCATCAGATCTGTTTGTTAGAATTTTAATATCTACTAAATAGTCATCAAGTTCAAAAATATCAAGTGGGTCTGAATTTAAATCGACTTCTTCATCAAAAACAAAAATTCCGCCTTGAAGCTCGTGTGGTATCAAATTTTCATCAAAGCCAAGCTCATTTAAGGAGACTAGCATTCCCTCAGAAACAATATTTTGCATTTTCTTGGCAGCAAAAGTAATATCCCCGCTTTTAGAACCAGGAACAAAAGCCATTATATATTTACCAGCAACAACATTTTTAGCTCGGGTTTGAATAATTCTTTCCTTATCATTGAAGATAATTTTGCAAACTTGAAGATTATCGGCATCAGGGTTTGGATAGACCTGCAAAACCTTCCCAAATTTAATACCACTAACTTGATTTAGTTTTTTAGTAGATTCAACTTCGAAACCTAAATCATTAATAGCTTGAAAAATTTTTTCATCTGCAATAGTTTGTAAATTAGCTAATTTTTTAAGTCTTGTTAGTGAAAAAATCATTTCTTACCTACCTAAATTGTTTTAAAAAGCGAAGATCATTTTTATATAACTCACGAATGTCGCTAATATTATATTTGATCATTGCAAGTCTTTCAATACCAATACCACCGGCAAAGCCACGCATTTTATTATCATAACCAGCCAAAGTTAAAACTTGTGGATGAAGCATTCCACAACCTAAAATTTCAATTCAGCGATTATTGTAAAAAATATCTACCTCTAATGATGGTTCTGTAAAAGGGAAAAAAGAAGGACGAAAGCGTGTTTGAACATCTTGTTCAAAAACATAATTCAAAAGCGATTTAATTGTTGCCATTAAATTAGCAATTGATAAACAATTATCAACAGCAACAAAATCTAATTGTTGAAATTGATGTGAATGTGTCGCATCTTCTTCATCATTGCGATAAACTTTACCAATAGTAAATTGTCCAAAAGCAAGGTTTTTATTTTTTTCCAACTCAAGAGCACTAACACCAGTATTATGAGTACGTAAAAGTAAATTAGCATTGATATATAAACTATCATGCATTTCTCTTGCAGGGTGGTTTTTCGGAATATTTAAGCGTGTAAAATTATACTCATCACTGACAATTTCACTTGCTTTTGCTTCATAGTAACCATTTGCTACAAATCAATTGCGGATAGAATTACTAATAAGGGTTAATGGGTGTAGTTGTCCAAAAGTAGTGTTTTTAAAAGAGGAAATATCAAGTCATTGATTAGCTATTTTTAAATCTTGCTCTTTTTGTTCTAGTTGTTTCAAGGCATTGCTAAAAAATGAATTAGCTTCTTCTTTTAGTTGACTAATTTGTTTGCCAAGTTGTTTTTTTTCTTCTTGATTCGCACTTTTAATTTTATTTTGCAACTCTGCTAAATAGCTATTTTTACCAAAAAAAGAATTTTTTGCCAACTTCAAATCTTCTAAGTTGTTAATAACTAGATTAGCAAAAAACTGTTTAACATCCATGATTTTACACCCCTTATATTTTTTCAACATTATACCAAAATTATCTTAATTTACAAGTTTTTAGACAAGTATTTTAGTCACAAAATATTTATAATAAAATAAAAAACCTCCATTTTCAATCTTGAAGGTTTTTATCTTTATAAAATAGTTCTAAATTGTTTGGGTTTCTTGAATCTCGCTACTATCATCAATTTCTACTAATTTATCAAATTCTTTGAAAAGATCATATTTTTCAACTTTTTTTATTAAATAGTAGTTAATAATTGGGAAGAATAAAAATATAATCAATTGGAAAATAAAGATTCCAAAGTTTCCAGAGTTTGTTAAATATAAACCATTGTCAGCTAAAATTCCAGCTGAAGAAGGAGCAAATGGTTTGAGATCAATCTCACTAATTATTGTATAAACAAAAGCAAAAATAGTAACACCAATGATAATATTTGCAAAAATACTTGATACTCAAAAGAGAATATCATTTATTCTTGTTTTTGGGTTAGATAAAGTTTTTCGTCTATTTGCATAAACAATCATAATTGCCATGTAAAGACCGAAGAAAATAAGTGAAGGGAAGTTAGACATAGAATCAGCAATAACATCACTTCCTCGTTTATATACTAATTCCCCTCCAGCTTCTAGTGATTCTCTAGTTGGTAATCAGGCAGCTAGGGAAGGAACATAAATAATAATTGCTCAGAAAATAAAAACTGCAATGATGTAAAAAATAGTTGCTTTAGTTTGACCAAATTTAGCTTTTAATGATTTAGCTCCAAAAACAGAGTTAAATGCAACTAGATCACGAATTTGGTTAATATAAATAGCATTGAAAGAGTTATTTACCCCTAATGTTGAGATTAATAAAAATAGTGCAACAAAAATTCCAATACCCTTAGCTGCTTCTTTTGGAAATACATCTCGTATTAAATCAAGGATATTTCCTTTATTGTGAAGTGCTGAAGATAATCCAATTAATGTATAAACAACAACAATTAAAATCATTGAAGCAACAATAATTAAAGGAACACGTTTGTTAGCGTTTTTAACCTTGTTATGCAAGGATCCAACAGATAAAAATGAATCATAAGCAAACAAAACCGCTGGCAATGCAATAACAACTTTTTTAAAATCAAAAGGGTGAGAAGCTATAAATTCTTTTACAAAAGTGCTCTGACCCCCGTCATTGAAAGTATTTGGAAGAATAATACCAGCTAATAAAGAAATAATTAGCGGAACAAATTTGAGTATTGTTGTGATTAAAGCAATATATCCTGAGGTATAAATAGATATAAAGTTTAATACCACAAAAAACACTAAATAAGCTAAACCAATTAATAAATGAGCATAAAATGGTATAGAAATAGACTTACCAGAAGCTTCAGAAATAAAGTAAATCGTTACCTCTGAGGCAATAATAGATAGTAGTAAACCTAAAATTGATAAGTAGTAAAATGAATAATTGAAAAGTATAAAATAACCTCATTTTTTACCCTTGATACGGTATGCTCAGCTGGCAAGACCGTTTAGTTTGCTAGGTTTTAGAAAACTAATTTCTGAGTAATTAATAGCAGCAAATAAGGAGATAATACCACCAATTATTCACGCTAATAATCACGCAATACCATTAGAATCTGTTGCTCGAGCAATACTTCCATTTTTAAAGAAGATACCAACTCCTACAACAGATCCTATTAGCATAGCTGATGCAGCAAAAAAACCAAGTTTTCTGGCAGACTTACTAGACATAATAAGTAGAAATCCTTTCTTTTAAATAATAATAAACTATATAATTATTGCACAATTTTATTTTTTTTGATAAAAATTTTTAAAACATTAAATTAGAAAAGAAAAAAACCTTTATTAAAAATAATAAAAGTTTTTGATATTGTAAATTTTAGTCTTCAAAAGATATGGGGCAGATGACGGGGATCGAACCCGCGAATGTCGGAACCACAACCCGATGCGTTAGCCACTTCGCCACATCTGCCAATTAACATAAATATTTTAACATTTTTTTTAAAAATTAAAACAATTATGTTTTCTTTTTTTACTTCTGAGTCCAAAATAGAA from Mesomycoplasma conjunctivae encodes the following:
- a CDS encoding phenylalanine--tRNA ligase subunit beta, which encodes MIFSLTRLKKLANLQTIADEKIFQAINDLGFEVESTKKLNQVSGIKFGKVLQVYPNPDADNLQVCKIIFNDKERIIQTRAKNVVAGKYIMAFVPGSKSGDITFAAKKMQNIVSEGMLVSLNELGFDENLIPHELQGGIFVFDEEVDLNSDPLDIFELDDYLVDIKILTNRSDANSYLIMANELAAYFGQKYSLPDFKTSGFISDVKFLDNNYGKLSGVEAKVVDNLKINDLLLILKSGIKIFYSPVDLTNFVLLYSGQPCHVYNKSDIQGMLKLELVNQKANIFGNKAVDVISALAVRDDHKTLSFAGIIGIEELKVTTNKDLVFEIANFDSSLIRQSMKELKIQNQSANQSSKNLSQGSQLLAHIVLNNYIKEISQPINFEYLHQEKLINFSKTKLEEFIGHKLDEKRYQQSITNMQILGFVYKNEAFIPPFYRYDVNIFEDLVEEFMRFYGYNNITSYLQAQKPFIVNKNDFISQLKSQIVALGFAEINTFTLTDKNSNEFNPFDLQTTQLATFLSQDLIQIRHSLAISASAALIYNQKRKISSLSFFEIAMISEEQQSLVLASTEFDFFDIKNILLNIFNLEFKFLRAQKYLHPGKSALIYIDKQLVGWIGQPHPQFKFAEATYCEINLTIIEKLLNYSFKFNNYNNQSLVIRDVTISLQEKQSIEYFVEEVKKIPGFFAINIKDSAIINSQQKVTFKITFESTFLEVWNNFLQKFN
- the rpmF gene encoding 50S ribosomal protein L32, whose amino-acid sequence is MAIVPKRKTSKQRKHKRRTHDSLSMPNIVTCSNCSNKRQQHHVCVFCGFYKDKKVLSFNAINDRK
- a CDS encoding APC family permease — translated: MSSKSARKLGFFAASAMLIGSVVGVGIFFKNGSIARATDSNGIAWLLAWIIGGIISLFAAINYSEISFLKPSKLNGLASWAYRIKGKKWGYFILFNYSFYYLSILGLLLSIIASEVTIYFISEASGKSISIPFYAHLLIGLAYLVFFVVLNFISIYTSGYIALITTILKFVPLIISLLAGIILPNTFNDGGQSTFVKEFIASHPFDFKKVVIALPAVLFAYDSFLSVGSLHNKVKNANKRVPLIIVASMILIVVVYTLIGLSSALHNKGNILDLIRDVFPKEAAKGIGIFVALFLLISTLGVNNSFNAIYINQIRDLVAFNSVFGAKSLKAKFGQTKATIFYIIAVFIFWAIIIYVPSLAAWLPTRESLEAGGELVYKRGSDVIADSMSNFPSLIFFGLYMAIMIVYANRRKTLSNPKTRINDILFWVSSIFANIIIGVTIFAFVYTIISEIDLKPFAPSSAGILADNGLYLTNSGNFGIFIFQLIIFLFFPIINYYLIKKVEKYDLFKEFDKLVEIDDSSEIQETQTI
- a CDS encoding tRNA pseudouridine(55) synthase TruB, which translates into the protein MIKLLYKPSGISSFKFITRFAKDNKIQKIGHTGTLDPLARGLMLIATDDDTKLIEYIDKGEKEYIADFYFGKISTTYDIEGQISNYLGAKKVDKEALLLALANLAVIQVQKPPIFSAKKLNGVRAYSLAQQQKNIELKDIPIKIFDWELLDFDYQNQSGKVRWVVSRGTYIRSLIHDLGFMLKSGAIMSGLERTKIAHLDKTFLDLEINPINLINKEIVKINFSELKKIFQGYKIPFFTSSGEKIIIYDGKIIGIGAIANNVLFSSKLFGNKIKKIIYDVEHNEKN
- a CDS encoding FAD synthase, producing MTKIFTFPLKNHRFEDATFVLGAFESFHQGHLSLINQAPKNNKTIVLVIFSNPQDLPKNRGKIFSNLNARLQTIANNGIKNILMLKFDDYLANLSGNKFISELINLGASGFIVGKNYRFGKMGSWDAKRLKEVFNNTHIIDFYRIEQNIKLSTTLLKNYLLFGQFEQLNKYLSSNYLIEISCNEEFYFIWDENVIKPNSGVYIIYFVDQKGKQKYPGILHINFSEEEKEQLFLFCQPDFHVGFLEIVKEIRHISSNRFNIIGQQDKEIATNYFIRQQNNS
- the pheS gene encoding phenylalanine--tRNA ligase subunit alpha, encoding MDVKQFFANLVINNLEDLKLAKNSFFGKNSYLAELQNKIKSANQEEKKQLGKQISQLKEEANSFFSNALKQLEQKEQDLKIANQWLDISSFKNTTFGQLHPLTLISNSIRNWFVANGYYEAKASEIVSDEYNFTRLNIPKNHPAREMHDSLYINANLLLRTHNTGVSALELEKNKNLAFGQFTIGKVYRNDEEDATHSHQFQQLDFVAVDNCLSIANLMATIKSLLNYVFEQDVQTRFRPSFFPFTEPSLEVDIFYNNRWIEILGCGMLHPQVLTLAGYDNKMRGFAGGIGIERLAMIKYNISDIRELYKNDLRFLKQFR
- a CDS encoding YcsE-related riboflavin metabolism phosphatase translates to MKKIRFVATDIDDTILPYGKYELSDNIKKMFIKLRDKKIVTSLVTGRDFVTIGQMIKTENVDYFIGANGAFIYDMKLKKMIYEKFINHSDLQKIIDFFEQKRTKYVVMDDNFIYHPQYDSKHQGFLRNYQDRMKLISEYTFSSNVHIFTVIDDFAEKSPLQFEFEEFIKNNNLDVHVSSRWSWGFFVAPKNVNKFVTLKYLASQKGISTEEIIAFGDSRNDVEMIANVGLGVAMDNAIEELKAVAKDIALDVNEDGVYYKLVDLKIIEDD